GAAGGTCGCCGCCTGATCAAACTTTTTGATCCACGACATTTGACAATATCTCGACCACGAGACCGGCGGCGGCAACGGCCTCGACCTCGACGCGGTGGCCGTCTTCGACGCGACGATGACCCTGCGGGGCTACGCCGACCAGTGGGGCGAGGTGGCCTTCGGTCCGGGCCAGGACGGGGCCTGCTCCGACGCCAACGCGGCTCTCGGGGTCGAGGACGGCAGCGCCGTCTGCCTCGGGGGAGAGGGCGGCTACCTGATCGTCTCCTTCGCCGGCGTCGACTGCATCGCCGAGGGTGATCTCATCCAGACCTTCGAGCTGGGCACCGAGGCCGAGCCCTACGATCTCCTGGTCGGGCCCACGGCGAGCGCCACCGACGTGAACTGGGTCGCCTGCGCCAGCGGCGCCTCCGGCCCGACCCAGTGCACGGTCCCCGCCCTGCCGCAGCTCTAGCCCTCAGGGGAGAGGGAAGCGGACCCACACCCCCGGCTGGCGAACGGTGGGGTTGATCACGATGGTGACGACGCCGAAGGTCGTCAGGGCGCCGCCCGCCGCCAGCGTGATGCCCCCCGCCAGGGTCATGCCGTCGAGGTCCTTGGCGAGGCCGATCGGCAGGAGCGCGGCGCCGGTGATGAAGGCCATGCCGCCGAGGGTGGTGGCGACGATCCCGAGGGGCACCGCGGGCCCCGCCGCGTCGTAGCGGCCGAGCGCGAAGCGGTAGACCATCGGGGTCTCGCCGACCTCGACCTCGCTGGTCTCGAGGCGGTAGGAGCGTCCGCGGCTCCGGAAGCCGAAGACGTAGTGCCCGTATGGCAGATCGAAGAAGCAGGGCGACTCGCACATCACGCCGGTCGCGACGTAGCGGCCCGACTGCCGCTCGACCTGGAGCACCCTCGTGGGGCCGTCCGCCACGTCCACGACGACCCGGCCGTGACCCTCCGCCAGGGGCGGGGTCTCCGAGAGCGGTGGTGCGATCTCCACCGGCAGGGGCGGCGCCGGGAGGATGTGCGTGCAGCCCCCCGAGAGCAGACCGACCATCACCACCAGACAACCGGCGAAGCGGGTTCCCATGGCGATCGAGCCTAGAGGAGCAGACGCCACGAGAAAAGGAAAAGGCCCCGCGCCCCCTAGCGCGAACGACCCCGGTCACTCCGGGGGCGCGCGACGTGGCCGTACTTCTTCAACCTGCGGTAGAGCGTGGCCGAACCGATTCCGAGCTGCCGGGCTGTCTGTGCCTGGTTCCCACCGTTCAGCTCGAGCACCGCGAGGATGTAGTCCTTCTCGACCTCGGCCAGCGGCTGGACCGCCTCCTCGCTGGCCACCGGCCGGGGAAAGGCTCGGCGGATCTCCTCCGAGAGGTCCTCGAGCTGCACGCGGCTGCCCCGCGCGAGCGCCACCGCGCGCTCCATCGCGTTCTCCAGCTCTCGCACGTTGCCTGGCCAATCGTAGCGCAGGAGCTGATCGGCCGAGGTCGGATCGAGGCCGGTGATCTTCCGGCCCATTCTGGAGGCCGCGTGGGCAAGCAGCAGCCGGGCCAGCGGCAGGATGTCGTCGCGACGCTCGCGAAGCGAGGGGACCCGCAGCTCGACCACCTTGAGGCGGTAGTAGAGATCCTGTCGGAACTCGTTCTCGGCCACCTGGTAGGCCAGATCCCGGTTCGTGGCGGCGATGATACGGACGTCCACCTTCCGGCTCCTGTTCTCTCCCACGCGGCGGATCTCCCTCTCCTGGAGAACACGCAGCAGCTTGACCTGCATGCCGGCCGAGACTTCCCCCACCTCGTCCAGCAGCAGGGTCCCGTGGTTGGCGGCCTCGAACAGCCCGGGGCGATCCGAAGCCGCCCCGGTGAACGCACCTCGCGCGTGGCCGAAGAGCTCGCTCTCCAGCAAGGTCTCGGTGATGGCGCCGCAGTTGATCGCCACGAAGGGTCCTGCCGAGCGGGCCGACTCGTCGTGAACGAGCCGCGCGACTCTCTCCTTGCCCGCGCCGCTCTCTCCCGTGATGAGGACCGTGGCGTCGACCTTCGCCACGCGGCGCGCCAGGTCCACGACCTGCTTCATGCTCTGGCTCATCGCGACGATTCCCGCTGGCGCCTCCACATCACGCCCCACGCTGACCAGGGCCCGGCGGTGCGAGCGCAGCTTGGTCTCGGCAGCCCGGAGGGTCTCGGTGACCCTGCTCAGAGAGATGTCGAGGGTCTCCGCCAGGCGCGCCCCATCGAAGAACGCCAGCGCCTCCGCGTGTTCATCGCCCCACTCCTCGCGGGTCCGCCCCAGGATGTGACAGGCCGCGTGCCCCTGTCCCAGACATCGCTCCTCCAGGACGTAGATCTCCTCGCCGGCAGCCTGACTGCCGTAGCCGCTCAGCAGACCGCAGATCGTCCAGCACACGGCCGAGTCCGAGCGCCCGAAGTGCAGTAGATGCTGCTCGGCCTCGTAGGACGCGAGCAGGACTGCTCCCTTCGTGCCGAGCGGATCGTCGATGCCCGGCTGAGCGCAGAAGAGACCCTCGAGCGCATAGAGGTGTGGCCCGGCTCGCCGCCACTCGTCGTCGCTGGACCACTTGATGCCCCTCTTCATCGCCTCGGCCATGCGCCAGCCGTGCGCGAAACCGAACTGCGTGAGCACCGCCCTGGCGGCGGTGAGGCCGAAGTTCTCGACGAGGTACTTCCGGTGGAGCCCCATCGCCACTGCATCGAGCAGGAGGGCACGTTGCCCGGCGAACCGGATGGTCCCCCCATCCGGATCGAGTTCCAGGAGCTCCTGGTGATTGAGATCCTCGACACGCATGGGTGACCCCTTCAGATTGACTGCATTGTATTCCACTTTGATTGCCACCGTAACTACCGCCCCTCATCAGCGGTCCACAGGAGGCAATCGGGGCACCCTCTGCGCGGCATGCGACTTGCTTGATCCAGAGGCAAGATGAGCCGCCGCCGTATCAAGAACAACGCCCCGGGACCCCCGACCGCCGGACACGAGATCCGGCCGGCATCCTCGAGGGCGGATCGAGACGAGCCGACGCCACCCCAGCACGACGTTCAGCTGATCGTCGCGATGGCCGAGACCTGCAGAGACGAGATCCAGGCGTGGAGCGGACCCCAGCCCGACCTTCCCCCCTCGCTCGGTCTGCACCACCTCGTCTGGATGTGTCGCGAGATCGAGATCCACGCAGGCACCTGGCCGCTGGCCAGGCTCCACCGCTGGTTCGGGTTCATCCAGGCCGGAATGATCGCCAACTACCTGCTCGGCCTCGAGGGGGCCAAGCGACAGTTCGACACCACCAAGAACTCCCACCCTGCCGGAGCCCGGGGAGCGGACGCTCGGGACCCCGACCTTCCGCTCACCCTGGGTGAGGCCTGGCAGCAGCTGGTCCTGCTGTCGGAGAAGGAACCGTTTTTCCCACAAGGACGAGCAATGAACCGAGAACTCGAGAAGAGCGAGGCGGAGCCACTCCACGACAGCGTTCCGCTCATCCTCGCGATGGCCGAGTACTGCAGAGACACCATCGATGGCTGGGACTCGCCCCGG
The window above is part of the Deltaproteobacteria bacterium genome. Proteins encoded here:
- a CDS encoding sigma-54-dependent Fis family transcriptional regulator, whose amino-acid sequence is MRVEDLNHQELLELDPDGGTIRFAGQRALLLDAVAMGLHRKYLVENFGLTAARAVLTQFGFAHGWRMAEAMKRGIKWSSDDEWRRAGPHLYALEGLFCAQPGIDDPLGTKGAVLLASYEAEQHLLHFGRSDSAVCWTICGLLSGYGSQAAGEEIYVLEERCLGQGHAACHILGRTREEWGDEHAEALAFFDGARLAETLDISLSRVTETLRAAETKLRSHRRALVSVGRDVEAPAGIVAMSQSMKQVVDLARRVAKVDATVLITGESGAGKERVARLVHDESARSAGPFVAINCGAITETLLESELFGHARGAFTGAASDRPGLFEAANHGTLLLDEVGEVSAGMQVKLLRVLQEREIRRVGENRSRKVDVRIIAATNRDLAYQVAENEFRQDLYYRLKVVELRVPSLRERRDDILPLARLLLAHAASRMGRKITGLDPTSADQLLRYDWPGNVRELENAMERAVALARGSRVQLEDLSEEIRRAFPRPVASEEAVQPLAEVEKDYILAVLELNGGNQAQTARQLGIGSATLYRRLKKYGHVARPRSDRGRSR